A window of Purpureocillium takamizusanense chromosome 13, complete sequence genomic DNA:
AAGGTGACGGGGGTGAAGAAGTGTGGAGGATGTTTAACAGTGGCCTATTGTAACAGGGAGCACCAGAGGGCGGATTGGAAGATTCACAAAACGGTTTGCAAGCGGTATACGCCATAGTCGGGCAGCGGAATGTAGCAGATTGCCCGTCACGACAAAGGCCCGTGGTACGAGTGAACACGGCCGGTCATGAAAAACCACTGGTTTGCCCACTCGGACGCGTTTATCTGCTGATTGTACAAGGAGATGTTGGGGCTGAAGAAGATGTACGGCGAGAGGGGTTCAGCGTCTCGTAGGAAAGGGGCGTACTCTGGCGCGGACAGCCACGGGGGGCCCGGAAGTTGGATCTTGGCGAGGGTTTCGGCGTTGAGTCCCTTCACGTGATGGTCGTCTGGGTAGGCGAATCTGTTTGGGACAGCGGCAGGCTGAACAAAGGCCATCATGAACATGTCTCCTCCGACATACTTCTGGCTTTCCAAGAGTTTCCGTCCGAGGACGGCCGTGTTCTGATCATGGTAAGTGGCAGCCATTGTATGAAACGGCGCGCGGTGACTCTGTTGGAAGGCATGATGCGGCTGGTGGTCAACGTCTTTAAGGGTAGGCGGTACAGCGGGAAGCGAAGAGCTAGAAGGCGAGAGCGCAGTGGCGAGAGCGTTTGCTCAGGTCGATAAAAGGGCGGTGGAGGATTTGGGGAAGTGTCTCACCAGGGAGTTGCATGCAGCATGGGTGTCTTGTCTTTGGCTTTGGTTGAGAGGCGACCGACGCTGCCAATGGCAATTGCCGTCTCGTAATGGAAGAAGGTCCAAGGCGAACGTTGCTTTTGCCATGTGACCGGTCGGCACCGAGACATATCTTCAATGGTAGATGATCCGGGGTTTGCTGGAGTGCCAGTGGATGTCGGGTCAGCCACGCTCAAGGGTATGCGGGGAAGTGTAGATAAAGGCATGTGGTTGGGACGGCGCTGATTGTGGACGCCTCCTGTCCATGTTCTTGAGCAGCCAGGAAGCTTCGGGGAGTAAGCGGCATACCTCGACCATGGATGATTCCAGCAGGCCATTGCTGCCGAAGGAGGCAGGTCCGTTCCGACGCGTCAGACCGAACGGGCCAGTGGTAGGTAGCCTGCAATTGCAAACGATATCGTTTCATGACGAAACAGAGGCCGTGAAATGTGCCTTCCACAGGGCTGCGGGGGCGGCAAACGGAGCGGAGGGAGGCAGTGGCCTTCAGCTGCCCCGGTCAGGGGCTGAGGCCGGCTCGGCATTGTCGAGCGCAACAGCGGGTGAGCCTGGGTCAACCCGTGCTTCGAACACGTTTCGACGCATCGAACCGAAGGCTGCAGCGCAGGGGATTTCTTTCCAAGACGAAACGGCGGCATTGAAACAAGCATATGGGGTGGCGCAGTGGAACAAAGCCTTTCAGGAGAAGACAGGGGCCGTGGCAACAGCCTATGGCAGAGCGCGattgccaccgccggcgccaggcggTGTTTGGTCGCGATTCAGACTTGTATAGACGCGTTTGCCGTTCaagtcgacgaagccggcacCAGGCACGGGGGCGGGGCCACAACCCCGGCCGGCTCCACATGGGAGGCCGAAGACACGAACGAGCTCCGAGGTGCGGCAACGGGGAGAGTACCTGCATGGCATGCGGCCGATCCAGCCAAGCGAAAGGCTGCCCGAGGAGGGTTGGACGTCTCGTAGCGTTGCAGGAGGGACCGTGGGAGGCGCCATATCGCGAATTCCGATAACTAGAAGCAGGCAGCCGATAATCAAGGCGAAAGGCTCCAGCGGAGGTGTGACTCcgagcggcgagagcggccgAATGGAGGTGCAGGGCACACGACCGGTTAGGGGAATGCAGAAGGCAGTCCTGAAGAACATTCGGGCAAGAGAAGGAGGCGATACTTTTGGCAGTCATATGGAGGTAGTGGAtccgcaggcgccgcagccactgCAAGAGCAAAGGGTTAGAGCTCTCGGCCTCCAACGATCagttgacgatgatgcaggTGTGGCACGGGCGTCAATAACAACAAGGAATAAGCGGAAGCGGGTTCGCAGACCCGATTGGAACGAGTCGTCGGCTAAGCGAAGTCGAACAGCCCTCCGAGAACCGAGAAACTGCGATGGAGCAAGCAAACGATCTTGCGGAAGCCTTGAAGGCCCTCGATGACGAGTTCGCCTTGAGAAAGAGACTTTCAGACGAGCAGGAGTGGTGCACCCCCATCTCGCTGGAGACGAAGATATCGACGGTTCGTGCCTTCTACAACGCGTTCCACGACAAAAGCACGCTATCGATACGGACCTGCGCGATATGTTACCGGAAATGGGCCGAACAAGAGCTGTGGAAGCTGAGTTGGGACGAGTGGCTAGGGAGCCGCGTGCCTATGGACGGCACGTCCCCATTCGGCTGTAGCGATTGTTTCCCTCAAGGGATGCCTGTCTCGGCGTGTGCGGAGTGCGTCCGATGCCTGGGCCGGGATGTGTTGTCGCCGGCAGCACAGCTCCACAGACGCCTTAGTTGTGAGCACATGTTCCCGGAAGAGTTGAAGGGACTGACGCCaatggaggagaagctgatCGGGCTGAACTCGTGCTACGGGTTCTTCGCCACGTACACCATACCGGGCAGCAAGAAACAGACGGCCTTTACGTGCAGCTGTCGCGGTGCCCGACGCTGGACGGAATCATGCTcgtgtcgagggcgagagagagggaccTCATCGGAAACAGAGTCCCCGGGGAGATGAGCGCGGCGCAAGGAAGACTCGAGGAGCTCAGCGCGAAGACGGTAAGAGAAGCGGCTAGCTggctgggcgagacgggcggatgagagggaggtggcggtgatggacAGGGCAGGAAGATGTGAGGGGCTAAAGGCAAAAATGGAGGGGTTGACTTCAAGGGTTGGCGAACCGGGAGGCGCGGGGAGCCCCCGGAGGGCTAGCGCGGGAGGGCGAGCACCAACGAAAGCGAGCGGAGCGGGCCAACAGGAGAGGCGGAAAGCgagggggggaaagagggcCGCGGGTGGGGCATAAAACCTCTCGGAACTACGTTCCTCAAGGCATACGTCTACCTACTCTCCGTGTAGAAGCACGCGCGCGCTTCCGGTGCTTCTCTCACACCCAGACGAAAGCACTTGTGACGCCGCAGAGTTTCTTCAACAAACAAAACAGAACAAGACACGCAGAACAggggcaacgacgacgcaccCTAGCCAGCCTTGCCAGCCCTGTTGTTATTCCATTTaggggggtgggcgggcggatgaTGCAATGGATTGGGCCAAtccggtgcggcggcgggaccaACACTCGATGAGTCTCCGGCGACCCGCCCCCACTTACACGCAGCGGGAGCAGCAAGCATTGCACTGCGCTGCACTGCGCAGCTTGAACCCCAGGGGCTGGGACTGGGTGGGAACTGGGGCTGGGACCTGGGacctgggggagggggaggaggaggggcgccACAACGGCACGATGATGTGATGTCGTTGAGGGGGGGTGGTCGTTTTCGGTGTAAGTTGTGGACGTACGAGCTGCCCTCTCCGACTTGCCGTCCCTCTCACTTCCTCTTACTctcctgcctgtctgtctgtctgtctctctcccTGACGCTCCAGCCGCTCGTTGCCGCTCTCACACGTACATGCGAAATACCGTCCTCGACTCCTGCGGCTCAAGTTTtgtgctgcctgcctgcctgcccgtccgcccgccccgcctgTCGAACGAACTGCAAGTGCTCGCCGCTTGCCGCCCATGCAAGCCAACATCTGGTATCCATCAATCCGTGGAGAATTCGAGAGCACACCCCATCAGGGATCGATCCAAGAGGCGTAGGCGAAATGCAATGCGGGCGGCGTCCCTCCTTCATTTCCCTTTTGCGCCGACGCGAACGGCGCtacttgccgccgccgcggtggactggctggaggaggagcgcccCAAGTTGAGGGATGCGATCGCTGCTCAGTGACGTGCGTGCTCAGGCTCGGCAGATGCCGCCGCTTCGTTGGGTCATGACTGCCTGGCCAGTTCCTTGAGCTGCCTTGTGCTGCTACTCTGTAAGAGCAACTGTCTTGTTGCTGATGTCAATTTTCCGGGCGgagtgactgactgactgtaCGGGATGCGACAACGCGCTCGGGCCgagctgtctgtctggtcCGGTCTCagcctacgaagtactgaTGATAACGTCCAATGTATACATGTTGTCGACCCTCCGGTCGCCATAAGGCACGCAGGCACTGGCGTCGACATGAGCAGCCGAGCCCCGATCATCCACTTTGCAACCGCTGCCCACCGCCCCCAATGCTGGACTcagacgccgcggcggcgagtacTCACCCGGTGCCCAatccgcctccctccctctccgtCAACTCCCAACATGAGCACCAGGGCGCTTCGCCATACACGAGGccagacgagacgaggcggagcgggCCTCTACACCAAAACGCACATGTACTGTAActagtaacgttagtagccTCATCTagatccatccatccagccatccACGggagtgcgtgcgtggtaGCTCCTTCAGCGTCAAGTCCCCTTTCTTCCAACGTAACCGGGCGGTCCCCAAAAGCCCTGCGCTGTGTCCCACACGCCcacagctcctcctcccaacATACTTGTGTGTGTTTGAGACTCGTtcccgccctcgacgcttCTTTTTTGTATAACCGCCCGCCATTtcccctcgcgcgcgcccaggccCCGTTAGTTtagccgcccgccccgtcccgtcccccTCTGCGCCAATATCAGCGACCCATTCCGCGCAGACTCGCCTCTCTGGGAACGGCTGTCCGTTTCACTTCCTCTTTTGTCGCCGGGGCGTCTGTTTCATCGCCCGCAACAGCCGCCGGGAGACAATATAGAATTATACTAAGAGGGGGGGGTGTGGGGTGGGTTTGGGAGGGCGGAAGGAAGCTTGCCATCGACAACAACCATGAGCAGGAGCGCACCAGGCCAGACCACACCAGATGggtgagcagcagcagcttcgtcGCAGACTGGGAACAGCACCAGCGTCTTTTCCGCATTGAACTGTGTTTCGCTTCTTGCGTTTGCTTTTGCTTCCCAAAACGTAcgcagacacacacacacgccagACCAGACGTTTATCCTCAACCGGGGGACATTGATAGCCGCCCAAGCGCCCAGCGAACCCACATCACTCGCtcgtcgctcgcgcgcgcgcgcacgcacgccttTCCACAAGAGACCGGAGAGAAAGAAGACAAGACATTGAtccgaggggggggggggggcttggtgGCACTCACTCTTGCAAACATACTTACCTACTCCCCGTCGACTCTGCTGCCACAT
This region includes:
- a CDS encoding uncharacterized protein (EggNog:ENOG503PH7I), whose amino-acid sequence is MAATYHDQNTAVLGRKLLESQKYVGGDMFMMAFVQPAAVPNRFAYPDDHHVKGLNAETLAKIQLPGPPWLSAPEYAPFLRDAEPLSPYIFFSPNISLYNQQINASEWANQWFFMTGRVHSYHGPLS